From a region of the Aeoliella mucimassa genome:
- a CDS encoding glycoside hydrolase family 2 TIM barrel-domain containing protein — protein MSQALSRLAKLPQSLRSLSMLTLAAVALSLPASLSSADNARQQLTFDFDWRFHLGDVPQGPDPSLDHQQWRQLSVPHDWSIEHSFSPDHASGTGYLPGGIGWYRKSFEVPADWQGREVTLHFDGVYRNSEVWLNGQRLGERPYGYAPFYFRLTPYLKTGETNVLAVRVARQQVADSRWYTGTGIYRHVWLTVTNPVHVDTWGTFVTTPRVTDERADIHVTNEVVNHSEQPAEILVETSVLAPDGSRLGEQSTKSELAAGAKYTFAHWHMVEDPQRWTLDEPTLYTMETRIVENGETVDVVRTPFGIRTYYFDADDGFFLNGQAMKIKGVCLHHDAGVVGAAVPDKVLERRLRIVKQLGANAVRCSHNPMAKELYSLCDEIGLLVMDEAFDEWELGKRKWVKGRNVGRAERFGYNEHFEEWAEQDVEAMVRRGRNHPSIILWSIGNEIDYPGDPYVHPEFFDPAAPPADAGSPKTTRLAVVAPSLIAAVKRHDPTRPVTMALSNVPASNDIGLANMLDVAGYNYQEQFYSRDHRDFPGRVIYGSENGQGPPSWQAVADNDYISSIYLWSGFDFLGEAGEWPNHGSKSGVFDTRGFLKPRAWMHRLNWSDEAIVHLTVNQERRNAPRRLFSTSRTPRLWKTEEGTMIMVLIASNCDRVELTLNGKPLEVSTEKFGPYFRARVPFTAGTLAVSGFKDDQLVATDSLVTPGPAAKLELVADREALAADGQDVAHVEIRVVDEAGTLATDATTEVTVEVTGHGKLLGVDNGDQDDTTNLLSPTKKTSDGRLLAIVKSTRTAGELTITVESAGLAPVELMLPTSSE, from the coding sequence ATGTCTCAGGCGCTCTCTCGTTTGGCGAAGCTGCCGCAATCGCTGCGGTCTCTCTCGATGCTCACACTGGCAGCTGTTGCTCTAAGCTTGCCTGCTTCGCTCAGCTCGGCCGACAACGCTCGGCAGCAACTCACCTTCGATTTCGACTGGCGATTCCACCTCGGCGATGTCCCTCAAGGGCCCGACCCGAGTCTCGACCACCAGCAGTGGCGTCAACTTTCGGTGCCGCACGATTGGTCGATCGAGCACTCGTTCAGCCCCGACCATGCCAGCGGCACCGGCTACCTGCCAGGCGGCATCGGTTGGTATCGCAAGTCGTTTGAGGTTCCCGCCGACTGGCAAGGCCGCGAAGTCACCCTTCACTTCGATGGGGTGTATCGCAACAGCGAAGTCTGGCTCAACGGCCAGCGACTTGGCGAGCGGCCCTACGGATATGCTCCCTTCTACTTTCGTTTGACTCCCTACCTCAAGACCGGCGAGACCAACGTACTGGCAGTGCGCGTCGCCCGCCAGCAGGTGGCTGACTCGCGTTGGTACACCGGCACTGGCATCTACCGACATGTTTGGCTGACCGTGACAAACCCCGTTCACGTCGATACCTGGGGCACGTTTGTCACCACTCCTCGCGTGACCGACGAGCGGGCCGACATCCACGTGACCAACGAAGTGGTCAACCACAGCGAACAGCCTGCCGAGATTCTTGTCGAAACGTCGGTACTTGCTCCCGATGGGAGCCGGCTCGGCGAGCAGTCGACCAAGTCGGAGCTTGCCGCTGGCGCGAAATACACGTTCGCTCATTGGCACATGGTCGAGGATCCTCAGCGGTGGACTTTAGACGAGCCAACGCTCTACACGATGGAAACACGCATCGTGGAGAATGGCGAAACGGTCGACGTGGTTCGCACTCCCTTTGGGATTCGCACCTATTATTTCGATGCCGACGATGGGTTCTTCCTGAACGGTCAGGCGATGAAGATCAAAGGGGTCTGCCTGCATCACGACGCCGGCGTGGTCGGAGCGGCCGTACCCGACAAGGTGCTCGAGCGACGCCTGCGCATCGTGAAGCAACTTGGCGCCAACGCGGTGCGTTGCAGTCATAATCCAATGGCCAAGGAGCTGTACTCTCTGTGCGACGAGATCGGGCTGCTCGTGATGGACGAAGCCTTCGACGAATGGGAACTCGGCAAGCGCAAGTGGGTGAAAGGGCGCAATGTCGGCCGCGCCGAACGGTTTGGCTACAACGAACACTTCGAAGAGTGGGCCGAGCAGGATGTTGAAGCGATGGTGCGTCGCGGCCGTAATCATCCCTCGATCATCCTCTGGAGTATCGGCAACGAAATCGATTACCCAGGCGATCCCTACGTGCACCCGGAGTTCTTCGATCCTGCAGCCCCGCCGGCCGATGCGGGATCGCCCAAAACCACCCGCCTGGCGGTTGTCGCGCCGTCGCTCATCGCCGCGGTGAAGCGTCACGACCCGACCCGACCCGTCACAATGGCACTGTCGAACGTGCCGGCTTCCAACGACATTGGGCTGGCGAACATGCTTGATGTCGCTGGTTACAACTACCAGGAGCAGTTCTATAGCCGGGACCACCGCGACTTCCCCGGTCGGGTCATCTACGGCAGTGAAAACGGCCAAGGCCCACCTAGCTGGCAAGCGGTAGCCGACAACGATTACATCAGCTCCATCTATTTGTGGTCGGGTTTCGACTTTCTTGGCGAAGCCGGCGAGTGGCCCAACCATGGCAGCAAGTCAGGCGTGTTCGACACTCGTGGTTTCCTGAAGCCCCGTGCGTGGATGCATCGCTTGAATTGGAGCGACGAAGCGATCGTGCACCTTACCGTCAACCAAGAGCGGCGTAACGCACCGCGACGTCTTTTCTCAACTTCGCGAACACCACGACTGTGGAAAACGGAAGAAGGCACGATGATAATGGTGCTGATCGCCTCGAACTGCGATCGCGTTGAGTTGACGCTCAATGGCAAGCCGCTTGAAGTCAGCACCGAGAAGTTTGGCCCCTACTTTCGGGCTCGCGTTCCATTCACCGCTGGCACGCTTGCGGTGAGTGGCTTCAAGGATGACCAACTGGTAGCGACCGACTCGCTCGTCACCCCTGGCCCAGCAGCCAAGTTGGAATTAGTGGCCGACCGCGAAGCTCTCGCCGCCGATGGGCAGGATGTTGCCCACGTTGAAATCCGCGTGGTCGACGAAGCCGGCACGCTTGCTACCGATGCGACGACTGAAGTTACCGTCGAAGTCACCGGCCATGGCAAGCTGTTAGGTGTCGACAACGGCGATCAGGACGATACCACCAACCTGCTGAGCCCCACCAAGAAGACGAGCGACGGTCGCCTGCTGGCCATCGTTAAAAGCACTCGCACCGCGGGCGAATTGACGATCACCGTCGAGTCCGCAGGGCTGGCTCCGGTAGAACTCATGCTACCGACAAGCAGCGAGTAA
- the pgsC gene encoding poly-gamma-glutamate biosynthesis protein PgsC has protein sequence MDPLTVAIGLGLIVSLLFTEAFGLAAGGMIVPGYFALSFQRPLDIVLTLTVSLAAYLVVRCISNFAVIYGRRRIVLMLLMGFVIGHLVRTLLALPAMGNTDSATVDTAIGVIGYIVPGLIALWFDRQGLFETLGTVLTASAVVRLALIVLGMETFITSAWN, from the coding sequence ATGGATCCACTTACCGTTGCGATTGGTTTAGGGCTGATTGTCAGCCTGTTATTTACCGAAGCGTTTGGCCTGGCGGCCGGCGGCATGATTGTGCCGGGCTACTTTGCTTTGAGCTTCCAGCGTCCGCTCGATATCGTACTGACGCTTACCGTCTCGCTGGCTGCCTACCTGGTGGTCCGCTGCATTTCGAACTTTGCCGTCATCTACGGACGACGGCGCATCGTGCTGATGTTGCTGATGGGTTTTGTGATTGGCCACCTGGTTCGTACGCTGCTCGCCCTTCCCGCGATGGGCAACACCGACTCGGCCACGGTCGACACCGCCATCGGTGTGATTGGCTATATCGTTCCCGGCCTGATCGCCTTGTGGTTTGATCGGCAAGGGTTGTTCGAGACGCTAGGCACCGTGCTCACTGCCTCGGCCGTGGTGCGACTCGCCTTGATTGTCTTGGGAATGGAAACCTTCATAACTTCAGCATGGAACTAA
- the pgsB gene encoding poly-gamma-glutamate synthase PgsB: MDGTLLLAGGAAMLSALGALESYYHNRLLRRIPYRIHVNGTRGKSSVTRLIAAGLRAGGISTCAKTTGTLPRMIFPDGSEYPVYRPSRSNIIEQVRVIRAAAAANAEALVIECMALNPQLQSVCELSIVKSTHGVLTNARADHLEVMGPTEQDVARAMAGTMPVNGKFFTAEQDHLGIFAEAAKDRGSSVNAVTVDDVANISWDDLSGFAHIEHPDNVALALKVCQDLGVPRRVALAGMWSAAPDAGVLQMYSIRETEKELAFVNGFAANDPESTGQNWNMVVGRFKSFDQRIALFNCRADRSERSVQLADACLKWQPADRYVLIGSGTEVFAKRALANGMHPSQLLNAERLPTENVVNNIRQHSGRAAMIMGMGNIYGPGMQMIDYFNQRGTRYLSTLPNRDTTDGTASPTLEYAGAV; the protein is encoded by the coding sequence ATGGATGGCACTCTCTTACTAGCGGGCGGGGCCGCTATGCTCTCTGCCTTGGGAGCCCTCGAATCGTATTACCACAATCGCCTGCTTCGGCGCATTCCTTACCGTATCCATGTGAATGGAACGCGGGGCAAGAGCAGCGTTACTCGCTTGATTGCTGCTGGCCTGCGTGCTGGTGGCATTTCGACTTGTGCGAAGACCACTGGCACCTTGCCGCGGATGATCTTCCCCGACGGCAGCGAGTATCCGGTGTATCGCCCTTCGCGATCGAACATCATCGAACAGGTTCGTGTGATTCGCGCAGCCGCAGCGGCCAATGCCGAAGCGCTGGTGATCGAATGCATGGCGCTTAACCCACAGCTTCAAAGTGTCTGTGAACTGAGCATCGTAAAAAGCACGCATGGGGTTCTGACCAATGCTCGTGCGGATCACCTGGAAGTGATGGGCCCCACCGAACAAGACGTCGCTCGGGCGATGGCTGGCACGATGCCGGTAAATGGCAAGTTCTTCACGGCCGAGCAGGATCACCTGGGCATTTTTGCTGAAGCGGCCAAAGACCGCGGAAGCAGTGTGAACGCGGTGACCGTCGACGACGTCGCAAACATCTCGTGGGACGACCTCAGCGGGTTCGCCCATATCGAGCACCCCGATAACGTGGCACTCGCCTTGAAGGTTTGCCAGGATCTCGGCGTACCTCGCCGGGTTGCCTTGGCTGGCATGTGGTCGGCCGCTCCCGACGCAGGCGTGCTGCAAATGTACTCGATTCGCGAAACCGAAAAGGAACTGGCATTCGTCAACGGCTTTGCCGCGAACGATCCTGAATCGACCGGTCAGAACTGGAACATGGTGGTCGGTCGCTTCAAGAGCTTCGACCAACGCATCGCACTGTTCAACTGCCGTGCGGACCGTTCGGAGCGTTCGGTGCAACTGGCCGACGCCTGCCTGAAGTGGCAACCAGCCGATCGCTACGTGCTGATCGGTTCCGGCACCGAGGTATTCGCCAAGCGGGCCCTGGCCAACGGCATGCACCCCTCGCAGCTATTGAATGCGGAGCGGCTGCCGACCGAAAACGTCGTGAACAACATTCGTCAACACTCGGGCCGTGCTGCCATGATCATGGGCATGGGCAACATCTACGGACCCGGCATGCAAATGATCGATTACTTCAATCAACGCGGAACCCGTTACCTCTCCACGCTCCCCAACCGGGACACCACCGACGGTACCGCTTCGCCAACACTCGAATATGCGGGGGCAGTTTAA
- the pgsW gene encoding poly-gamma-glutamate system protein, whose product MKRVYWRPQKISKAALFAIGLVAVGGTLLLERFPTHHHQGDLQTKIVAAQLASRGMNAVREARQQRGHDFDRVFDPMQSGMIGTAMSPVTSLPGHLEAKQTSVNPNFAAVSVELLQKAGVGKGDLVAVGCTGSLPALNTCLFAAIEAIGAEPVIVHSVASSQFGANMPDMLWLDMEQVLYDEGIISFRSNAATLGGFGDRARGMDADSVALLKASLTRSNIPALEPNLLRESIDQRMDIYRTAAGNRPIKAYVNVGGGAASIHGEDGREAFGGGLTENMPAGADSIDCVATRFSKQGVPVINLGNTISLAKEFGLPTAPQEMPTIGDGPVYFSSRPNRLVATLLLIAVLGMVRVYVWTDLWARLRAKFTYFDSTHPDVLRMEESPKGVELMV is encoded by the coding sequence ATGAAACGCGTCTACTGGCGACCCCAAAAGATCTCGAAAGCGGCCCTGTTTGCCATCGGCTTGGTAGCAGTTGGCGGCACCCTGCTGCTCGAACGCTTCCCCACCCACCATCACCAAGGCGACTTGCAAACCAAAATCGTCGCCGCGCAGCTTGCCAGCCGAGGCATGAACGCGGTCCGCGAAGCCCGGCAGCAACGAGGCCACGACTTCGACCGCGTGTTCGACCCCATGCAGTCGGGGATGATCGGCACCGCCATGTCGCCGGTGACCAGCTTGCCTGGTCACTTGGAAGCCAAGCAAACTAGTGTGAATCCAAACTTTGCGGCCGTGTCGGTCGAACTGCTACAGAAGGCCGGCGTCGGCAAAGGCGACCTGGTGGCCGTCGGCTGCACCGGCTCGCTGCCAGCCTTGAACACCTGCTTGTTCGCGGCCATCGAAGCCATTGGTGCCGAACCGGTGATCGTCCACTCGGTTGCGTCGTCGCAATTCGGTGCCAACATGCCCGACATGCTCTGGCTCGATATGGAACAAGTGCTGTACGACGAAGGCATCATCTCGTTCCGCTCCAACGCAGCAACGCTGGGTGGCTTCGGCGATCGCGCCCGCGGAATGGATGCCGACTCGGTAGCTTTGCTCAAGGCATCGCTCACCCGCAGCAACATTCCGGCCCTCGAACCAAACTTACTACGCGAATCGATTGACCAGCGGATGGATATCTACCGTACCGCGGCAGGCAATCGCCCCATCAAGGCCTACGTGAACGTCGGTGGTGGTGCTGCTTCGATTCATGGCGAAGATGGCCGCGAGGCCTTCGGCGGTGGACTCACCGAGAACATGCCAGCAGGAGCCGATTCGATCGACTGTGTCGCGACACGTTTCTCCAAGCAAGGAGTGCCAGTCATCAATCTTGGGAACACCATCTCGTTGGCCAAAGAGTTCGGTCTGCCCACCGCTCCGCAAGAAATGCCAACCATTGGCGACGGCCCGGTCTACTTTAGCTCGCGGCCCAACCGCCTGGTGGCCACCCTGCTGCTGATTGCCGTGCTGGGAATGGTACGCGTTTACGTGTGGACCGACCTGTGGGCCCGCCTGCGGGCGAAGTTCACCTACTTCGACTCGACTCACCCCGATGTCCTCCGAATGGAGGAATCGCCCAAGGGTGTGGAGTTGATGGTCTAG